A region from the Paludicola sp. MB14-C6 genome encodes:
- a CDS encoding macro domain-containing protein, producing the protein MINFIVKSVVMAFAIVTGIFTFAPEALFGKHEWITQKALEQSKCFARLDAQDVNIIISRLVCFLVVWVITLLLYVVFLKLRRWITIKGQNYSIKVEYGNIFETSKCKRVINFDECFTTQVGNATADIDSDSICGQYLELHPDLDVRQLIKAAQIIPARSKSKYQHKTRYDSGTIVPNGDDLLMAFAKLDEKGKGRFFSRDEYLMCLDLLWKELENNYSEKDVCVPVLGAGTTSFDGGSGASISQQELLDMMIWSYKLSSHKIKHPHKLRIVCRKISGFSINNIEK; encoded by the coding sequence TTGATTAATTTCATCGTAAAGAGTGTTGTTATGGCATTTGCTATCGTCACAGGAATATTTACCTTTGCGCCGGAGGCGTTGTTTGGGAAACATGAATGGATAACACAAAAGGCTCTTGAACAAAGCAAATGCTTTGCTCGTTTAGATGCTCAAGATGTCAACATTATAATTTCTCGTCTTGTGTGCTTTTTGGTTGTCTGGGTTATAACATTGTTGCTATATGTGGTTTTTCTGAAACTTCGTAGATGGATTACAATCAAAGGTCAAAATTATTCAATTAAAGTAGAGTATGGAAATATATTTGAAACGAGCAAATGCAAGCGAGTAATCAATTTTGATGAGTGTTTTACAACACAAGTAGGAAACGCAACGGCAGATATAGATTCAGATTCCATATGCGGCCAGTATTTGGAATTACATCCAGATTTAGATGTCCGGCAGTTGATTAAAGCCGCGCAAATTATACCAGCACGTAGCAAATCAAAATATCAGCATAAAACACGGTATGATTCAGGAACCATAGTCCCGAATGGCGATGACTTATTGATGGCTTTTGCAAAATTAGATGAAAAAGGTAAAGGCCGATTCTTTTCTCGTGACGAGTATCTTATGTGCTTGGATTTGTTGTGGAAGGAATTAGAGAATAACTATTCTGAAAAAGATGTATGCGTACCTGTATTAGGCGCAGGAACAACGTCGTTTGATGGTGGATCAGGAGCTTCAATATCACAGCAAGAATTACTTGACATGATGATTTGGTCGTATAAATTAAGTTCTCATAAAATAAAACATCCCCATAAGTTACGTATCGTTTGCAGAAAAATCAGTGGCTTTTCCATCAATAATATAGAAAAATAA
- a CDS encoding AAA family ATPase produces MLQRVSVKKLFGRFDYDIDMKSDGVTILTGPNGFGKSTVAKAIEYVAVH; encoded by the coding sequence ATGTTACAAAGAGTAAGCGTTAAAAAGTTATTTGGTAGATTCGATTATGACATAGATATGAAATCTGATGGTGTAACAATATTAACTGGACCTAACGGATTTGGCAAATCAACAGTTGCAAAAGCTATTGAGTATGTTGCCGTTCATTGA
- a CDS encoding peptidoglycan recognition protein family protein yields the protein MSNSPLVNYTRLSPNYGNPKSGINRTGKIKKITIHHMAGDASVETLGSIWAKSSRGASSNYGIGSDGRVGMYVEEKNRAWTSSSPDNDNQAITIEVANDEIGGNWHVSDKALTKLIDLCVDICKRNNIEKLVYTGDKSGNLTRHNMFVATACPGPYLQSKMPYIADEVNKRLVQRPISSDEYVVQPNDSWWKIAAQQMGDGSKYNELAAYNGKTTSSVIHPGDKLKIPCTTSAAPTPPPAPSKPHAGQRVELQSIGLFTTAYSSVAARKISGTYYLYDGILTNGRYRITNSPSRVNKQPLGVNVTGWINAGNAQ from the coding sequence ATGAGTAACAGCCCATTAGTTAATTACACTAGATTATCACCAAACTACGGAAATCCGAAAAGCGGTATAAACAGAACTGGTAAAATCAAAAAAATTACGATTCATCATATGGCTGGTGATGCAAGCGTTGAAACGCTAGGAAGCATATGGGCGAAATCTTCAAGAGGAGCTTCGTCAAATTATGGGATCGGCTCAGATGGCCGTGTTGGAATGTATGTTGAAGAGAAAAATCGTGCTTGGACAAGCTCTAGCCCCGACAACGATAATCAAGCAATTACAATTGAAGTTGCAAACGATGAAATCGGTGGGAATTGGCACGTTAGCGATAAGGCACTTACTAAGCTAATTGATTTATGTGTTGATATTTGCAAAAGAAATAACATTGAGAAACTTGTTTATACTGGCGATAAGAGCGGTAACCTTACAAGACATAATATGTTTGTAGCTACTGCTTGCCCCGGTCCTTATTTACAATCAAAAATGCCTTACATAGCGGATGAAGTAAATAAAAGATTAGTTCAAAGGCCAATATCTAGTGATGAGTATGTTGTGCAGCCGAATGACTCTTGGTGGAAGATTGCTGCACAGCAGATGGGTGATGGCTCAAAGTACAATGAGCTTGCAGCTTACAATGGTAAGACTACTTCAAGCGTAATTCATCCGGGCGATAAGTTGAAGATTCCATGCACGACTTCTGCTGCACCAACTCCACCACCGGCCCCATCAAAGCCACATGCAGGACAAAGAGTCGAATTGCAAAGCATTGGACTTTTTACAACTGCATACTCAAGTGTAGCTGCACGTAAAATCAGCGGCACATATTATTTATACGATGGCATTTTAACAAATGGCCGTTACCGTATTACTAATTCACCAAGTAGAGTGAATAAACAGCCATTAGGTGTTAATGTAACCGGATGGATTAACGCAGGTAATGCACAATAG
- a CDS encoding phage holin family protein yields the protein MQDFLMSILRNPFIQAAAIMIIFDTILGLLRAGKEKRFNSSAGINGAIRKVGMLVCIIILAFVDLVVHIDLLFMIPKEYLQVIGIQKLGLCEFFALLFTVFEFISVLKNMVLCGIPVPKKLKEWLMKFLSEMTSELPVSQSTAIVQSPNKTKDEIDKSIVKEE from the coding sequence ATGCAAGATTTTTTAATGAGTATTTTAAGAAATCCATTTATTCAAGCTGCCGCAATCATGATTATTTTTGATACCATTCTTGGGCTTTTAAGAGCGGGTAAAGAAAAGAGGTTTAACAGTTCGGCAGGCATCAACGGTGCTATTCGGAAAGTTGGAATGCTAGTATGCATCATCATACTAGCTTTTGTTGACTTGGTTGTTCACATTGATCTATTATTCATGATACCAAAAGAGTATTTGCAGGTCATAGGTATTCAAAAACTAGGTTTGTGCGAGTTCTTTGCTTTGTTGTTTACCGTTTTCGAGTTCATTAGTGTATTAAAGAATATGGTTTTATGTGGTATACCCGTACCTAAAAAGCTCAAAGAGTGGTTAATGAAGTTTTTGAGTGAAATGACTTCGGAATTACCGGTTTCGCAGTCAACTGCAATTGTACAATCACCAAACAAAACAAAAGATGAAATTGATAAAAGTATTGTGAAGGAGGAATAG
- a CDS encoding antitoxin has product MSYLLRVTINVIKRRIAEGEKLEAILLDYPRLSSEEINIIKQEVNQ; this is encoded by the coding sequence ATGAGTTATTTACTTAGGGTAACAATCAATGTAATCAAACGAAGGATAGCCGAAGGCGAGAAGCTGGAAGCTATCCTTCTTGATTATCCTCGTTTATCTAGCGAGGAAATAAATATTATTAAACAGGAGGTCAATCAGTAA
- a CDS encoding Gp37-like protein: MAIIFLYKDLAEGETFALNQLKATNKAFNIRFTEHDCDVGTFEFSLPADDLFCSRMQKNYIIGIDNTFFGIIRQAKQVIQGNQNYVVVSGVDLKGYTQQRITVYPASAITSGLQGYDAINNAYTETVVKYFINNNLINPRNSKRKIIGFENAPDLHRGLANDKYMSRFESLSEVCNKNLSVQNMGYRVNIDLANSKLLFDVSVGKNRTANQSENNRVIFDVKYKNLIDMEYFFSVQDYKNIFYSTLSKARNEQEALTCMYYRDGEEEPIGSQRFEEHLNVSVNLPDADIYTYMKEYALKDASKYEMVETLTASVADRYKYGIDYNLGDFVTVQARTGLFNQKLAQLDVQIKSITHTWTDTRIVRTLGFGNGKLSKFDILKRQIRNGGF; this comes from the coding sequence ATGGCAATTATATTTCTATATAAGGATTTAGCAGAAGGCGAAACATTTGCATTAAATCAGCTCAAAGCCACGAATAAAGCTTTTAATATTCGTTTCACAGAGCATGATTGTGATGTTGGTACTTTTGAATTTAGTTTACCGGCAGATGATCTTTTTTGCAGTCGAATGCAAAAAAATTATATTATCGGCATAGATAATACTTTTTTCGGAATTATAAGGCAAGCAAAACAGGTAATACAGGGCAATCAAAATTATGTTGTTGTGAGTGGGGTAGACTTGAAAGGATACACGCAGCAACGTATTACTGTTTACCCGGCTTCTGCTATTACTTCAGGCTTGCAAGGCTATGATGCTATCAATAATGCGTATACAGAAACGGTTGTAAAGTATTTTATCAATAATAATCTAATAAACCCGAGAAATTCAAAACGAAAGATTATAGGTTTTGAGAATGCTCCTGATTTACACAGAGGGCTTGCTAATGATAAATACATGAGCAGGTTTGAATCATTATCGGAGGTTTGCAATAAGAATCTGAGTGTGCAAAACATGGGGTATCGTGTCAATATAGATTTAGCTAATAGCAAACTTCTTTTTGATGTTTCAGTTGGAAAAAACCGAACAGCAAATCAAAGCGAAAACAATAGAGTAATATTCGATGTTAAATATAAAAATTTAATTGACATGGAATATTTCTTCAGTGTACAAGATTACAAAAACATCTTCTACTCCACGTTATCAAAAGCAAGAAATGAGCAAGAAGCTTTGACTTGTATGTATTATAGAGACGGTGAAGAAGAGCCGATTGGTTCGCAAAGGTTTGAAGAGCATTTGAATGTTTCTGTAAATCTTCCTGATGCTGATATCTATACATATATGAAAGAGTATGCTTTAAAAGATGCGAGTAAATATGAAATGGTGGAAACATTGACGGCTTCCGTTGCTGACCGTTACAAATATGGTATTGACTATAATTTAGGCGATTTTGTAACTGTACAAGCTAGAACGGGATTATTTAATCAGAAACTTGCTCAATTGGATGTACAAATTAAATCCATAACACATACTTGGACGGATACAAGGATTGTAAGAACGCTTGGTTTTGGTAACGGAAAATTGAGTAAGTTTGATATTTTAAAAAGACAAATAAGAAATGGAGGATTCTAA
- a CDS encoding phage tail domain-containing protein: protein MKSLTYISDSGLMIQFNATFPFYVDHEDLNSVGASFDEIKPAGYDGTITTGGSYNKKIIPISGTIVGTSKDHISELENLLAMTMNIHYEGWLIAEQNSGKKKKIKCRPTQNPSFSKAFGLGVPFTCEWQCDKPYWLEYNDTIVPIGQIVPMWSFPFTPPVTFGRAVQNVDIMNHTSIEIPIRIEVLSQSTLIEIVNVSTGASFKITAQIEKNHKMIIDSDNCDVYIVDLVSLEQVDATNRLVPGSDYITLKPGNNRIEINNGIADSTPLSYIIYNIPSLAV from the coding sequence ATGAAATCTTTAACGTATATTTCGGATAGTGGATTGATGATTCAATTTAATGCGACATTTCCTTTCTATGTGGATCATGAAGATTTAAACAGCGTTGGGGCAAGCTTTGATGAAATTAAGCCGGCAGGATATGACGGTACAATTACTACTGGTGGTTCCTATAATAAAAAAATTATACCGATATCAGGTACTATTGTTGGAACATCCAAAGATCATATTAGCGAGTTGGAAAATCTTCTTGCAATGACTATGAATATTCATTATGAAGGTTGGCTAATTGCTGAACAAAATAGCGGAAAGAAAAAGAAAATTAAATGTAGGCCAACACAAAATCCTAGTTTTAGTAAAGCGTTTGGCCTAGGTGTTCCGTTTACTTGTGAGTGGCAATGTGACAAGCCGTACTGGTTAGAGTATAACGACACTATTGTTCCAATCGGACAAATCGTACCAATGTGGTCGTTCCCTTTTACTCCTCCTGTTACATTTGGAAGGGCAGTACAAAACGTTGACATTATGAATCATACTTCGATAGAAATTCCAATTCGCATTGAAGTTTTATCACAATCTACATTGATTGAGATTGTAAACGTTTCAACCGGTGCATCATTTAAAATTACAGCTCAGATTGAAAAGAATCATAAAATGATAATTGATAGTGACAACTGCGATGTTTACATTGTCGACCTAGTTTCATTAGAGCAGGTCGATGCTACAAATAGATTGGTTCCGGGAAGCGATTACATAACATTAAAACCGGGTAACAATCGAATTGAAATAAATAATGGTATCGCAGACAGTACACCACTTTCGTATATTATTTATAACATTCCTAGTTTGGCGGTGTGA
- a CDS encoding phage head-tail connector protein — MTDAEFLNEVKYRVGIYYTDEQVDKSITTMINGCKQYVENAGVKREQMDCDLMLDIAAMWVEATRNATLNDLIVGPAFISFVLQLKHYTPSITGAVIHETS, encoded by the coding sequence ATGACGGACGCTGAATTTCTCAACGAAGTCAAGTATCGTGTAGGCATTTATTACACCGATGAGCAGGTGGATAAATCAATTACAACAATGATTAACGGCTGCAAGCAATATGTAGAAAATGCAGGAGTTAAACGAGAACAAATGGATTGTGATTTAATGCTTGATATTGCTGCTATGTGGGTTGAAGCAACAAGAAATGCAACTTTGAATGATTTGATTGTTGGACCTGCATTTATTAGCTTTGTATTGCAGTTAAAGCACTACACACCATCTATAACGGGAGCTGTTATTCATGAAACATCTTAG
- a CDS encoding chitobiase/beta-hexosaminidase C-terminal domain-containing protein has protein sequence MLSCETDGATIYYTLDGTAPSQSKTLYTGPIELSKSATLKAKAYKTGLLVSDEMSETYNISNV, from the coding sequence ATGTTATCATGCGAAACTGATGGGGCTACAATTTACTACACATTAGATGGAACTGCTCCATCTCAGTCAAAGACGCTTTATACCGGACCGATTGAATTATCTAAATCGGCAACACTTAAAGCAAAAGCATATAAAACAGGATTGCTGGTTTCTGATGAAATGAGTGAAACATACAACATTTCAAATGTATAG
- a CDS encoding phage major capsid protein, with product MKTWFLNKIKGLKDQKTQLIAKAQSSEDLTEVKSINSQLESINTEIEDLEKQLATLDGQPGSSKGFNPMGTYFMDNGNQKAATEDEENLPYRKAFMEYVLKGTPIPADVQKASATTMTSDIGSVIPNTIMNQIIQKLKNSGKIYQMMRKTNIKGGVSYPTSSILPVATWVSEGKVADKQKKTTGSITFQYYKLQCRVAVSLEASTTSLPIFEAQLAEDIAQAMIIAKEKASINGTGVGEPKGIFKETEAKTVEIAAADLNSYKKFAAIRAKMGTNYRGGAVWLLTQSDWDTYIVGMVDEQGQPVARVTVGLDGVPVERLIGIPACLVDDDYITPFADAVAGSFFGALVNYGYYAYNSNLNMGIRRYFDEDTDEWVNKATELGDGKLLDDNALVLLKKQ from the coding sequence ATGAAAACATGGTTTTTAAACAAAATCAAAGGTCTAAAAGACCAAAAAACGCAGTTAATTGCAAAGGCGCAAAGCTCAGAAGATTTAACAGAAGTTAAATCTATTAACTCACAATTAGAATCTATCAATACCGAAATTGAGGACCTAGAAAAGCAATTGGCTACTCTTGACGGCCAACCAGGAAGCAGCAAAGGCTTTAACCCGATGGGTACATACTTCATGGACAATGGTAATCAAAAAGCAGCTACTGAGGATGAAGAAAATCTTCCTTATCGTAAGGCATTTATGGAGTATGTTCTAAAAGGAACTCCAATTCCGGCTGATGTGCAAAAAGCAAGTGCTACAACTATGACAAGTGATATTGGTTCCGTAATTCCTAATACGATTATGAACCAAATCATTCAAAAGCTAAAGAATAGCGGTAAAATCTATCAGATGATGAGAAAGACCAATATTAAAGGCGGTGTTTCTTATCCAACATCCTCAATCCTTCCTGTTGCAACTTGGGTATCTGAGGGTAAAGTTGCAGATAAACAAAAGAAAACAACCGGATCAATTACGTTCCAATACTATAAACTTCAATGCAGAGTTGCAGTTTCTCTTGAAGCTTCCACAACTTCTCTTCCAATTTTCGAAGCACAACTTGCAGAAGATATTGCACAAGCAATGATTATTGCAAAAGAAAAGGCTTCTATTAACGGTACCGGAGTTGGAGAGCCAAAAGGTATTTTCAAAGAAACAGAAGCGAAAACAGTAGAAATTGCTGCAGCTGACTTAAATAGTTATAAAAAGTTTGCTGCTATTCGTGCAAAGATGGGAACCAATTACCGTGGTGGAGCTGTTTGGCTGCTAACACAAAGCGATTGGGATACCTATATTGTAGGTATGGTAGATGAGCAAGGCCAACCTGTTGCTCGTGTAACAGTAGGATTAGACGGTGTGCCTGTTGAAAGACTTATTGGCATTCCTGCTTGCTTAGTGGATGATGATTATATTACTCCATTTGCTGATGCTGTTGCTGGTAGTTTCTTTGGTGCACTTGTGAACTACGGTTACTATGCATACAATTCAAACTTAAACATGGGTATCAGAAGATACTTTGATGAAGATACTGATGAATGGGTTAATAAAGCAACTGAGCTTGGTGATGGAAAACTGCTTGATGATAACGCATTAGTATTACTAAAAAAACAATAG
- a CDS encoding phage portal protein, with amino-acid sequence MNFMQNMMYHIFPKYRAKINSSIIRGERPIYTDFGNDVYLSDVVRQAFKAIALESSKISLKSVIETENPRKITVQNDSITRLFRYKPNPLMTTQEFFYRVAWLRKKNLNVFIYPKYNIVDGKKEFTGFYPLDPTGVTFFTDGTEISIEFSFANGDKYELPYNDIIHLRDEYAMNELVGGNSDGLPENREILKTVSILDKVMQGLPKAITASLEMKGVYNVKTAIDREKLNSDRDKFEEDLNKSSAGIVAIGYEGDFTPININPQLIPKDIVVWLEEKILKNYGVSMAIVSGDFTETQSSAFYQKCIEDFIIQSEQAFSYCCFDDEQQNEGKKIKIYDRLVQHLSMETRLKISELYVPTGYIDEDEARELIGYEPKGRSRTVVSLNYVDIAIANEYQLNSMRNNRGRRNENVNGSGK; translated from the coding sequence ATGAATTTCATGCAAAATATGATGTATCATATCTTTCCAAAGTACAGGGCAAAGATAAATAGTTCTATCATACGAGGAGAAAGACCTATTTATACTGACTTTGGTAATGATGTGTATTTATCAGATGTGGTAAGGCAAGCATTTAAAGCCATTGCGTTAGAATCAAGCAAAATATCGTTAAAATCGGTAATTGAAACTGAAAATCCTCGTAAGATTACCGTTCAAAATGATTCCATAACAAGGCTTTTTCGCTATAAACCGAATCCTTTAATGACAACACAGGAATTCTTTTATCGTGTGGCTTGGCTTAGAAAGAAAAATTTGAATGTTTTTATCTATCCAAAATACAACATTGTAGATGGAAAAAAAGAATTTACCGGGTTTTATCCGTTAGATCCTACCGGTGTAACATTTTTTACTGATGGAACGGAAATATCAATTGAATTTTCTTTTGCAAATGGTGATAAATACGAACTACCTTATAACGATATTATTCATTTGCGTGATGAGTATGCAATGAATGAATTGGTTGGAGGAAATTCGGACGGATTACCTGAAAACCGAGAAATATTGAAAACAGTATCTATTTTAGATAAAGTCATGCAGGGCTTACCAAAGGCAATTACAGCAAGCTTGGAAATGAAAGGTGTCTATAATGTAAAAACTGCAATAGATAGAGAAAAGCTCAATTCTGATCGTGATAAATTTGAAGAGGATTTGAATAAATCTTCTGCAGGTATTGTAGCGATCGGCTATGAGGGGGATTTTACTCCAATCAACATTAACCCTCAGTTAATTCCCAAAGATATTGTAGTTTGGCTAGAAGAAAAAATCCTTAAAAATTATGGAGTATCTATGGCGATTGTGTCCGGTGATTTCACAGAGACACAATCGTCTGCTTTTTATCAAAAATGTATTGAGGATTTCATCATTCAATCAGAACAGGCCTTTTCATATTGCTGCTTTGACGATGAACAGCAAAATGAAGGTAAAAAAATTAAAATATATGATCGCTTAGTACAACATCTTTCTATGGAAACTAGGCTTAAAATAAGCGAATTATATGTTCCAACAGGATACATTGATGAAGATGAAGCAAGAGAGTTAATTGGCTATGAGCCGAAAGGTCGGTCAAGAACCGTTGTTTCTCTAAATTATGTAGATATAGCAATTGCAAATGAGTATCAACTCAATTCAATGCGTAATAATCGAGGAAGGAGGAACGAAAATGTCAATGGCTCAGGTAAGTAA
- a CDS encoding terminase large subunit, producing the protein MYNVISEEFNGVHSWLLEYYAKCKSGEIIIGNELMITLDGLYADLYSGEYQFELTYAHKRIKFIEEKCKHFEAPHAGKAFILLLWQKAHIEALQAFRMFDDELQRWVRRFQEDILLVGRKNGKTPFVGAMCLAEFFCGPVGIKILCASNNFEQASLMFDAIDYMREESPSLERVTRRNQKGIFFGNRKQKRKKGKFSQQNKGQIRKLSAKTGAKEGRNIAVGAVDEVFEMEDDSLVMPIKQSLSTQDEPLYFELTTEGFTNDGYLDKRLIEAREVLHGEKYKPRWLIWLYTQDSEAEIWQNEKSWYKSNPSMGVVKKWSFLRGLIEDAKTSSSVRAFVLAKEFNIKQNNAQAWLDSATIINPETFDIDKFRKCFYIGGVDISETTDLTSARALFIDSKTMKKYVLVMYFVPEAKADTELSDLNGTNPEKKSYREWAKKGLVTIIPGNEIDTSYISQWYWGLFKEYKMQPYKIGYDNFDAKAFAKEIKEMFGEDVPVRVPMKIETLSNPMRIVEADLKSKDLIYNNNQTGKAEVDIWCLENTAFKVNNIGLIMPVKVQGQSAKRIDGALTYIICYTVLGWFKRDFIDLIRER; encoded by the coding sequence ATGTATAACGTTATTTCAGAGGAATTCAATGGTGTTCATTCATGGCTATTGGAATATTACGCAAAGTGTAAAAGCGGTGAAATCATCATTGGAAATGAACTGATGATTACGCTTGACGGTTTATATGCTGATTTATACAGCGGCGAGTATCAATTTGAATTAACTTATGCGCACAAGAGAATCAAGTTTATAGAGGAAAAATGCAAGCATTTTGAGGCCCCACATGCCGGTAAAGCTTTTATACTACTGCTATGGCAAAAGGCACACATCGAAGCACTACAGGCTTTCAGGATGTTTGATGATGAACTGCAAAGATGGGTGAGAAGATTTCAAGAAGATATTCTTCTTGTTGGCCGTAAAAACGGAAAGACTCCATTTGTTGGTGCAATGTGTTTAGCAGAATTCTTCTGTGGACCGGTTGGAATTAAGATACTATGTGCATCGAATAACTTTGAACAGGCTTCACTGATGTTTGATGCAATTGACTATATGAGGGAAGAAAGCCCTAGTTTAGAGCGGGTTACACGAAGAAATCAAAAAGGAATTTTCTTTGGGAACCGCAAACAAAAGCGAAAAAAAGGCAAGTTTTCACAGCAAAACAAAGGCCAAATACGAAAGTTGTCGGCAAAGACAGGGGCAAAAGAAGGTAGAAATATTGCGGTTGGTGCTGTAGATGAAGTATTTGAAATGGAAGATGACAGCTTAGTAATGCCAATTAAGCAATCACTATCCACACAGGATGAACCGCTTTATTTTGAGCTGACAACAGAAGGTTTCACCAATGATGGATATTTAGATAAAAGATTGATTGAAGCAAGAGAAGTATTGCATGGCGAGAAATATAAGCCACGTTGGTTAATATGGCTCTATACGCAAGACAGCGAAGCGGAAATATGGCAGAACGAGAAAAGCTGGTATAAGTCTAACCCTTCCATGGGAGTGGTTAAAAAGTGGAGTTTTCTTCGTGGCTTGATTGAAGATGCCAAAACATCAAGCAGCGTTCGGGCATTCGTACTTGCAAAAGAATTCAATATCAAGCAAAACAATGCTCAAGCTTGGCTTGACTCTGCAACAATTATTAACCCTGAAACATTTGATATAGATAAGTTTAGAAAATGCTTTTATATTGGTGGGGTGGATATATCGGAAACTACAGACTTAACGAGTGCAAGGGCTTTGTTTATTGATTCAAAAACAATGAAAAAGTATGTATTGGTTATGTATTTTGTACCCGAAGCAAAAGCAGATACTGAACTTTCAGATTTAAACGGAACGAATCCGGAAAAGAAGAGCTATAGAGAATGGGCAAAAAAAGGGCTTGTCACTATTATTCCGGGTAACGAAATTGACACAAGTTATATTTCTCAGTGGTATTGGGGACTATTTAAAGAATATAAAATGCAGCCGTATAAAATCGGCTATGATAACTTTGATGCAAAGGCATTTGCAAAGGAAATCAAAGAAATGTTCGGTGAAGATGTTCCAGTAAGAGTACCTATGAAAATAGAAACATTATCTAATCCGATGAGAATAGTGGAAGCGGATTTGAAGTCGAAAGACTTAATCTATAACAATAACCAAACAGGCAAAGCAGAAGTAGACATTTGGTGTTTGGAAAATACCGCATTTAAGGTTAACAATATTGGTTTAATTATGCCGGTTAAAGTACAAGGTCAATCTGCAAAACGTATTGATGGAGCGTTAACTTATATTATTTGTTATACCGTTTTAGGATGGTTTAAACGTGACTTTATTGATTTAATAAGGGAGAGATAG
- a CDS encoding zinc-binding protein, with the protein MTVESEIKRLKGLFKDADELKFNLLEGAIIECARTRCQLNDLNALAMKTGLVKVHPNNPMMQKETIVAKTIIKVRANYVNLIKLLCKELGAFEDDMDDDLGDFE; encoded by the coding sequence ATGACTGTTGAATCTGAGATAAAAAGGTTGAAGGGGCTTTTCAAAGATGCTGACGAACTCAAGTTTAATTTGTTAGAGGGTGCGATCATAGAATGCGCTCGGACAAGATGTCAGTTAAATGATTTAAATGCTCTTGCAATGAAAACAGGATTAGTAAAGGTGCATCCAAATAATCCAATGATGCAAAAAGAAACGATTGTTGCAAAGACAATCATTAAAGTGCGAGCAAATTACGTTAATTTAATAAAGTTGTTATGTAAAGAGCTTGGTGCTTTTGAGGATGATATGGATGATGATTTAGGAGATTTTGAATAA
- a CDS encoding HNH endonuclease signature motif containing protein encodes MARLDILQQFYVSRAWKEFRFTLIMQRGCRCLHCGKVFADTSKLIAHHKVELTADNINDISITMNPDLIEIACVDCHNKETNRFVAKSHNVYVVYGAPLSGKQTAVIQMMKRGDLIVDIDRIWTAITMCPAYDKPNNVKYNVFAVKNLLIDNIKTRYGQFNDAYLIGGYPDKYERERVAAELGATLIYCESTKDECIERLLNDTNKQTVRKEWERYINAWFDKYTE; translated from the coding sequence TTGGCAAGGCTAGATATACTGCAACAGTTTTATGTATCAAGAGCGTGGAAAGAGTTTCGCTTTACATTGATTATGCAGCGTGGTTGTAGGTGTTTGCATTGCGGTAAGGTATTTGCTGATACGTCAAAGTTGATTGCTCACCATAAAGTAGAACTAACAGCGGATAACATTAACGATATATCTATTACAATGAATCCTGATCTAATAGAAATAGCGTGTGTTGATTGTCATAATAAAGAGACCAATAGATTTGTAGCTAAATCGCATAATGTGTACGTAGTGTATGGCGCTCCATTAAGTGGCAAGCAAACGGCTGTTATACAGATGATGAAACGTGGTGACTTAATTGTTGACATTGATAGAATATGGACAGCGATTACAATGTGTCCGGCATACGATAAACCAAACAATGTTAAGTATAATGTGTTTGCGGTTAAAAACTTATTGATTGATAATATAAAGACTCGGTACGGTCAATTCAATGATGCGTATCTTATAGGTGGATATCCGGATAAATATGAAAGAGAAAGAGTTGCTGCAGAACTTGGCGCAACTCTTATCTATTGTGAGAGCACAAAGGATGAGTGCATAGAACGTTTATTAAACGATACCAACAAGCAAACTGTAAGAAAAGAATGGGAGCGTTATATCAACGCATGGTTTGATAAGTACACAGAGTAA